The Neofelis nebulosa isolate mNeoNeb1 chromosome 16, mNeoNeb1.pri, whole genome shotgun sequence genome includes a window with the following:
- the DCAKD gene encoding dephospho-CoA kinase domain-containing protein isoform X1 produces the protein MFLVGLTGGIASGKSSVIQVFQQLGCAVVDVDVIARHVVQPGYPAHRRIVEAFGTEVLLENGNIDRKVLGDLIFNQPDRRHLLNTITHPEIRKEMMKETFKYFLRGYRYVILDIPLLFETKKLLKYMKHTVVVYCDRDTQLARLMRRNHLNREDAEARIKAQLPLKDKARMAHHVLDNSGEWSVTKRQVILLHAELERSLEYLPLRLGFLTGLAGIAGLLYLLARYLLPSP, from the exons ATGTTCCTGGTGGGCCTGACAGGGGGCATCGCCTCAGGCAAGAGCTCGGTGATCCAGGTGTTCCAGCAGCTGGGTTGTGCAGTGGTTGATGTTGACGTCATCGCCCGGCATG TTGTCCAGCCAGGATACCCTGCCCACCGGCGCATCGTGGAGGCCTTTGGCACCGAGGTCTTGCTGGAGAATGGTAACATCGATCGCAAGGTCCTAGGGGACCTGATCTTCAACCAGCCCGACCGGCGGCATCTACTCAACACCATCACCCACCCTGAGATCCGCAAGGAAATGATGAAGGAGACCTTCAAGTACTTCCTCCGAG GATATCGCTATGTGATTCTGGATATCCCCCTGCTGTTTGAGACCAAGAAGCTGCTCAAGTACATGAAGCACACAGTGGTCGTGTACTG TGACCGGGACACACAGCTGGCGCGGCTGATGCGGCGGAACCACCTGAACCGCGAGGACGCGGAGGCCCGGATCAAGGCCCAGCTGCCCCTGAAAGACAAGGCCCGCATGGCCCACCACGTCCTAGACAACTCGGGGGAGTGGAGCGTCACCAAACGCCAGGTGATCCTCCTGCATGCTGAGCTGGAACGCTCCCTGGAGTACCTGCCACTGAGGCTGGGGTTCCTGACAGGTCTAGCCGGCATTGCGGGCCTCCTCTACCTGCTTGCCCGCtacctcctgccctccccctag